One Micromonospora craniellae genomic region harbors:
- a CDS encoding HAD-IIIA family hydrolase: protein MRQDRGEPDQRRSAGVLTGVDRAGPGPVLFDAVLLDRDGTLVEDVPYNGDPDKVRPMPGARAALDRLRAAGLRLAVVTNQSGLARGLFTEADLHRVRRRVEALLGPFDSWQVCPHDDGDGCACRKPAPGLVHAAARTLGTVPARCVMIGDIGRDVTAALAAGAAGILVPTPVTRAEEIAAAGWVAADLPSAVDEILRRQQALRPALPPMPDEGAARPDASARIRSTAATAPARTTAARRGRTVLVVRSDSVGDVLVTGPGIRAVAAGADRVVLLCGPRGRAAAELLPGVDEIVEHRLPWIDPAPAPVDPAEMAALTARLAAVAADEAVVFTSFHQSPLPLALLLRMAGVRRIAAISDDYPGSLLDVRHRVPAGVPEAERALSLAAAAGYALPADDEPRLRLRPVPAPPPEAGEPGYVVLHPGSDAQARGCPPELAERIARELTAAGHRVVVTGGPQERHLTAQVAGRHARDLGGRTGLAELAAVVAGAGALVVGNTGPAHLAAAAEVPVVSLFAPTVPFGQWGPWRVPAVRLGDATAGCRDTRAAHCPVPGHPCLSGVEPGAVVDALRLLGVPPGRAPARRAAVSTGGGR, encoded by the coding sequence GTGCGACAGGACCGTGGGGAGCCGGATCAGCGCAGGTCAGCCGGGGTGCTGACCGGCGTCGACCGGGCCGGACCGGGGCCTGTCCTGTTCGACGCGGTGCTGCTGGACCGCGACGGCACCCTGGTCGAGGACGTGCCGTACAACGGCGACCCGGACAAGGTGCGGCCGATGCCCGGCGCGCGGGCCGCGCTGGACCGCTTGCGCGCGGCCGGCCTGCGGCTCGCTGTGGTGACCAACCAGTCCGGGCTGGCCCGGGGCCTGTTCACCGAAGCGGATCTGCACCGGGTGCGTCGTCGCGTCGAGGCGCTGCTGGGCCCCTTCGACTCGTGGCAGGTGTGCCCGCACGACGACGGGGACGGCTGTGCCTGCCGAAAACCGGCACCCGGGCTGGTGCACGCCGCCGCCCGGACGCTCGGCACCGTGCCCGCCCGCTGCGTCATGATCGGCGACATCGGCCGGGACGTCACCGCGGCGCTGGCCGCTGGTGCGGCGGGCATCCTGGTGCCCACGCCGGTCACCCGGGCCGAGGAGATCGCCGCCGCCGGCTGGGTGGCCGCCGACCTGCCGTCGGCGGTGGACGAGATCCTGCGCCGTCAGCAGGCGCTCCGCCCGGCGCTGCCGCCCATGCCCGACGAGGGCGCGGCACGCCCGGACGCCTCCGCGCGGATCCGGTCCACCGCCGCCACCGCCCCGGCCCGTACCACCGCTGCGCGGCGGGGCCGGACGGTGCTGGTGGTGCGATCGGACTCGGTCGGAGACGTACTGGTCACCGGCCCCGGCATCCGAGCCGTGGCCGCCGGGGCGGACCGGGTGGTGCTGCTCTGCGGCCCGCGAGGTCGGGCCGCCGCCGAGCTGCTGCCCGGCGTCGACGAGATCGTGGAGCACCGGCTGCCCTGGATCGACCCGGCGCCCGCGCCCGTCGATCCCGCCGAGATGGCCGCGCTGACCGCCCGGCTGGCGGCCGTCGCCGCCGACGAAGCGGTCGTCTTCACCTCGTTCCACCAGTCGCCGTTGCCGCTGGCCCTGCTGCTGCGGATGGCCGGTGTCAGGCGGATCGCCGCGATCAGCGACGACTACCCGGGGAGCCTGCTGGACGTGCGGCACCGGGTGCCGGCCGGCGTGCCGGAGGCCGAGCGCGCGTTGTCGCTGGCGGCCGCCGCCGGGTACGCGTTGCCCGCCGACGACGAGCCGCGCCTGCGGTTGCGTCCGGTGCCGGCACCGCCACCGGAAGCCGGTGAGCCGGGCTACGTGGTGCTGCATCCGGGGTCGGACGCGCAGGCGCGCGGCTGCCCGCCGGAGCTGGCCGAGCGGATCGCCCGGGAGCTGACCGCCGCCGGTCACCGGGTGGTGGTCACCGGCGGCCCGCAGGAACGCCACCTCACCGCCCAGGTCGCCGGTCGGCACGCCCGCGACCTCGGCGGCCGGACCGGGCTCGCCGAACTGGCCGCCGTGGTGGCCGGCGCCGGCGCGCTGGTGGTCGGCAACACCGGCCCGGCGCACCTGGCCGCCGCGGCCGAGGTGCCGGTGGTCAGCCTGTTCGCCCCCACCGTTCCGTTCGGGCAGTGGGGACCCTGGCGGGTGCCGGCGGTACGCCTCGGCGACGCCACCGCCGGATGCCGCGACACCCGCGCCGCGCACTGCCCGGTGCCCGGTCATCCCTGCCTCAGCGGGGTCGAGCCGGGCGCGGTCGTCGACGCGCTGCGGCTGCTGGGTGTACCGCCGGGCCGGGCGCCCGCCCGCCGTGCGGCGGTGTCCACCGGGGGCGGCCGATGA
- a CDS encoding polyprenol monophosphomannose synthase translates to MIEPVQLPTPWADARLTVVVPTYNEAGNLPLVVERLLALPLPGLKVLVADDNSPDGTGEVADKLAIEHPERIEVVHRAGKEGLGRAYVDGISRALDGGAEYVAQMDADLSHPPEALPGMLGALLSTQAGVVIGSRYVPGGELDENWPLYRRALSGWANLYVHTLLRVRIRDLTAGFKIWRADALRDIGLERVQSNGYSFQVEMHYLATKLGHTILEVPIRFEERRDGDSKMTTATKIESALMPFKLRTRHRNIER, encoded by the coding sequence ATGATCGAACCCGTCCAGTTACCCACGCCGTGGGCGGACGCGCGCCTGACCGTCGTGGTACCGACCTACAACGAGGCGGGCAACCTGCCGCTGGTGGTCGAGCGTCTGCTCGCCCTGCCGCTGCCGGGCCTGAAGGTACTGGTCGCGGACGACAACTCCCCGGACGGCACCGGTGAGGTGGCGGACAAGCTGGCCATCGAGCACCCGGAGCGGATCGAGGTCGTGCACCGGGCGGGCAAGGAGGGACTCGGCCGGGCGTACGTGGACGGGATCAGCCGGGCGCTCGACGGCGGGGCCGAGTACGTGGCCCAGATGGACGCCGACCTGTCCCACCCGCCGGAGGCGCTGCCGGGAATGCTCGGCGCGCTGCTGTCCACCCAGGCCGGCGTGGTGATCGGTTCCCGGTACGTGCCCGGCGGCGAGCTGGACGAGAACTGGCCGCTGTACCGGCGGGCGCTCAGCGGCTGGGCCAACCTGTACGTGCACACGCTGCTGCGGGTGCGTATCCGGGACCTGACCGCCGGGTTCAAGATCTGGCGGGCCGACGCGCTGCGCGACATCGGACTGGAGCGGGTGCAGTCCAACGGCTACAGCTTCCAGGTGGAGATGCACTATCTCGCCACGAAGCTGGGGCACACCATCCTGGAGGTGCCGATCCGCTTCGAGGAGCGGCGCGACGGCGACTCGAAGATGACCACCGCTACCAAGATCGAGAGCGCGTTGATGCCGTTCAAGCTGCGTACCCGGCATCGCAACATCGAGCGCTGA
- a CDS encoding D-sedoheptulose-7-phosphate isomerase, which translates to MMPARNPLEAHLTHLADALPPYRRFEPLLARWGAALAQHLTAGGRLLVAGNGGSAAEAQHLTAELVGKLREDRQPLSAIALHAETSALTAIGNDYGYEEVFARQVRAHGRPDDVLLLLSTSGGSANLLAAARAGRQAGLRCWAFTGPAPNPLADACHEALAVDCPDSQVVQELHLVSSHLLCEYVERAMAEQPAVAAYVAPVVPAASDAPAVGPVRAGVEVVLDGGAGRPVEA; encoded by the coding sequence CTGATGCCGGCGCGCAATCCGCTGGAGGCACACCTGACACACCTGGCCGACGCACTGCCGCCGTACCGGCGTTTCGAGCCGTTGCTGGCCCGCTGGGGGGCCGCCCTGGCGCAGCACCTCACCGCCGGTGGCCGGTTGCTGGTGGCCGGCAACGGGGGCAGTGCCGCCGAGGCGCAGCACCTCACCGCCGAGTTGGTCGGCAAGTTGCGCGAGGACCGGCAGCCGCTGTCCGCCATCGCTCTGCACGCGGAGACCTCGGCGCTGACCGCGATCGGCAACGACTACGGCTACGAGGAGGTCTTCGCCCGGCAGGTCCGCGCGCACGGCCGTCCCGACGACGTCCTGCTGCTGCTGTCCACCAGCGGCGGCAGCGCGAACCTGCTGGCCGCCGCGCGGGCGGGCCGCCAGGCCGGGCTGCGGTGCTGGGCGTTCACCGGGCCGGCGCCGAACCCCCTCGCCGACGCCTGTCACGAGGCGCTCGCGGTGGACTGCCCGGACTCCCAGGTCGTGCAGGAGCTGCACCTGGTCTCCAGCCACCTGCTCTGCGAGTACGTGGAGCGGGCGATGGCCGAGCAGCCGGCGGTGGCCGCGTACGTGGCGCCGGTGGTGCCGGCGGCGTCGGACGCTCCGGCGGTCGGCCCGGTACGCGCCGGGGTCGAGGTGGTGCTGGACGGTGGGGCCGGCCGGCCGGTCGAGGCGTGA
- a CDS encoding glycosyltransferase family protein, translating into MNILLWHVHGSWTTSFVHGKHRYLVPATPDRGPYGLGRARTYTWPNSAAEVSPEQLRDTDVDVVVLQRPEELELAQRWLGRRPGRDVPAIYVEHNTPKDGDVPHSRHPMADRDDLLVAHVTAFNELFWDTGATRTTVVDHGIVPPAVEYTGELDRLAVVINEPVRRWRVTGTDLLPRFAEIAPLDVFGLKVAGLADHLGLPADRLTSHDDVPQHRMHAELARRRAYLHLCRWTSLGLSLIEAMSIGMPVVALASTEAVMAVPPEAGALDTRVEELLEAAGRFVAEPQQARLAGQAARTAARERYGLARFLADWDRLLEEEVCG; encoded by the coding sequence ATGAACATCCTGCTCTGGCACGTGCACGGCTCGTGGACCACCTCGTTCGTGCACGGCAAACACCGCTACCTGGTCCCGGCCACCCCGGACCGGGGGCCGTACGGGCTGGGCCGGGCCCGTACGTACACCTGGCCGAACAGCGCCGCCGAGGTGAGCCCGGAGCAGTTGCGCGACACCGACGTCGACGTGGTCGTCCTGCAACGCCCCGAGGAGCTGGAGCTGGCCCAGCGGTGGCTGGGCCGCCGGCCGGGCCGGGACGTGCCGGCCATCTACGTCGAGCACAACACCCCGAAGGACGGGGACGTGCCGCACAGCCGCCACCCGATGGCCGACCGCGACGACCTGCTCGTCGCCCACGTGACCGCCTTCAACGAGCTGTTCTGGGACACCGGCGCGACCCGGACCACGGTCGTCGACCACGGCATCGTGCCACCGGCGGTGGAGTACACCGGTGAGCTGGACCGGCTGGCCGTGGTGATCAACGAGCCGGTACGCCGGTGGCGGGTCACCGGCACCGACCTGCTGCCCCGGTTCGCCGAGATCGCCCCGCTGGACGTGTTCGGCCTGAAGGTGGCCGGGCTCGCCGACCATCTCGGCCTGCCTGCCGACCGCCTCACCAGCCACGACGACGTCCCGCAGCATCGGATGCACGCCGAACTGGCGCGCCGCCGGGCGTATCTGCACCTGTGCCGGTGGACCTCGCTCGGGCTGAGCCTGATCGAGGCGATGAGCATCGGCATGCCGGTGGTGGCGCTGGCCAGCACCGAGGCGGTGATGGCCGTGCCGCCGGAGGCCGGTGCCCTGGACACCCGCGTCGAGGAGCTGCTGGAGGCCGCCGGCCGGTTCGTCGCCGAGCCGCAGCAGGCCCGGCTCGCGGGGCAGGCGGCCCGGACCGCCGCCCGCGAACGCTACGGCCTCGCCCGTTTCCTCGCCGACTGGGACCGGCTGCTGGAGGAGGAAGTATGCGGATAG
- a CDS encoding glycosyltransferase — translation MRIAMISEHASPLAILGGEDAGGQNTHVAELSAALAAAGHDVRVYTRRDAVDLPVTVRSRDGYDVVHVSAGPAEPVAKDALLPHMRAFGAWLVERWRGDWTPEVIHAHFWMSGLAAVQAGRQVGVPVVQTYHALGTVKRRHQGVQDTSPARRIGYELQLGRSVDRVVAQCRDEVGELVRMGVPRAAMTVVPSGVNLGTFAPLGPTAEREPGRARILTVGRLVERKGFQTVVRAMAHVPDAECVVVGGPPAGLLETDPYARRLRALARSCGVADRVRLVGAVPREEMGRWYRSADILVAAPWYEPFGLTPLEAMACGVPVVATAVGGLRDTVVDGVTGDLVPARDPKALGEALAGLLDDRIRRFAYAGAARARARQHYSWTVTAERLAEVYAEVAAVHRPTRVVA, via the coding sequence ATGCGGATAGCGATGATCTCGGAGCACGCCAGCCCGCTCGCCATCCTGGGCGGGGAGGACGCCGGCGGCCAGAACACGCACGTCGCGGAACTCTCCGCCGCGCTCGCCGCGGCCGGGCACGACGTCCGCGTCTACACCCGACGCGACGCGGTGGACCTGCCGGTGACCGTGCGCAGCCGGGACGGCTACGACGTGGTGCACGTGTCCGCCGGTCCGGCCGAGCCGGTGGCCAAGGACGCGCTGCTGCCGCACATGCGCGCGTTCGGCGCCTGGCTGGTGGAGCGCTGGCGCGGCGACTGGACGCCCGAGGTGATCCACGCGCACTTCTGGATGAGCGGGCTGGCGGCGGTGCAGGCAGGTCGGCAGGTCGGCGTGCCGGTGGTGCAGACGTACCACGCGCTCGGCACGGTCAAGCGCCGCCACCAGGGTGTGCAGGACACCAGTCCGGCCCGGCGGATCGGCTACGAACTCCAGCTCGGCCGGTCGGTGGACCGGGTGGTCGCGCAATGCCGCGACGAGGTCGGCGAACTGGTCCGGATGGGGGTGCCCCGCGCGGCGATGACGGTCGTGCCCTCCGGGGTGAACCTGGGCACGTTCGCCCCGCTCGGCCCGACCGCCGAACGGGAGCCGGGACGGGCCCGGATCCTCACCGTCGGGCGGCTGGTGGAACGCAAGGGCTTCCAGACCGTGGTACGCGCGATGGCGCACGTGCCCGACGCCGAGTGCGTGGTGGTGGGCGGTCCGCCCGCCGGGCTGCTGGAGACCGATCCGTACGCCCGGAGGCTGCGCGCGTTGGCCCGTAGCTGCGGGGTGGCCGACCGGGTCCGGCTGGTCGGCGCGGTGCCGAGGGAGGAGATGGGCCGCTGGTACCGGTCGGCGGACATCCTGGTCGCCGCCCCCTGGTACGAGCCGTTCGGCCTGACTCCGCTGGAGGCGATGGCTTGCGGGGTGCCGGTGGTGGCCACCGCCGTGGGCGGGTTGCGCGACACCGTGGTCGACGGGGTGACCGGGGACCTGGTGCCGGCCCGGGACCCGAAGGCGCTCGGCGAGGCGCTGGCCGGGCTGCTCGACGACCGGATCCGCCGGTTCGCGTACGCGGGCGCGGCCCGGGCGCGGGCTCGGCAGCACTACTCGTGGACGGTGACCGCGGAACGTCTCGCCGAGGTCTACGCCGAGGTGGCCGCCGTGCACCGGCCGACCCGGGTGGTGGCCTGA
- a CDS encoding DNA topoisomerase IB, with product MRLRRSDPGRPGYGRRRRGPGWSFLDPHGEPVRDPDELARLRALVIPPAWRQVWISPHPTGHIQAIGIDAAGRKQYLYHPLWRQRQDEAKFDHVLEVARRLPVLRERVGHDLTGRGLRRERVLATVTRLLDMGTFRVGSDQYAVGDDPTFGVATLRPEHARARQGCVVFEFPAKGGIAQVRQVSDPELCRVLTHLRRRRREAERLFGYWDGRQWRDVRADEVNDYLRDASGGEMTAKDFRTWHATVRAATELAVLGPPRSVTARRRAVAGVMRGVAELLGNTPTVARTSYVDPRVVDLFHDGVVVPVTRDTDREQAERAVLDLLDRS from the coding sequence GTGCGGTTGCGGCGTAGTGATCCAGGTCGGCCGGGATACGGTCGCCGGCGACGCGGTCCGGGCTGGTCGTTCCTTGACCCGCACGGCGAGCCGGTGCGTGACCCGGACGAGCTGGCCCGGCTGCGCGCCCTGGTCATCCCGCCGGCCTGGCGCCAGGTGTGGATCTCGCCGCACCCGACCGGGCACATCCAGGCCATCGGGATCGACGCGGCCGGCCGCAAGCAGTACCTCTACCACCCGCTGTGGCGGCAGCGGCAGGACGAGGCCAAGTTCGACCACGTGCTGGAGGTGGCCCGCCGGCTGCCGGTGCTGCGCGAACGGGTCGGCCACGACCTGACCGGGCGGGGACTGCGCCGCGAGCGGGTGCTGGCCACCGTGACCCGGCTGCTCGACATGGGCACCTTCCGGGTCGGCAGCGACCAGTACGCGGTCGGGGACGACCCGACGTTCGGTGTCGCCACCCTCCGTCCCGAACACGCCCGGGCCCGCCAGGGCTGCGTGGTCTTCGAGTTCCCGGCCAAGGGCGGCATCGCGCAGGTACGCCAGGTCTCCGACCCGGAGCTGTGCCGGGTGCTGACCCACCTGCGTCGCCGTCGCCGGGAGGCGGAGCGGTTGTTCGGCTACTGGGACGGCCGGCAGTGGCGGGATGTGCGTGCCGACGAGGTCAACGACTACCTGCGCGACGCCAGCGGCGGCGAGATGACCGCGAAGGACTTCCGCACCTGGCACGCCACCGTCCGGGCGGCCACCGAGCTGGCCGTGCTCGGGCCGCCGAGGTCGGTCACCGCGCGACGGCGGGCGGTGGCCGGCGTGATGCGCGGGGTGGCGGAGCTGCTCGGCAACACCCCGACGGTGGCCCGCACGTCCTACGTGGACCCTCGGGTGGTCGACCTGTTCCACGACGGCGTGGTGGTGCCGGTCACCCGGGACACTGACCGCGAGCAGGCCGAACGCGCCGTACTCGACCTGCTGGACCGGTCCTGA
- a CDS encoding glycosyltransferase family 9 protein translates to MILALRALGVGDLATAVPALRALRAAYPDRELVLAAPAWLGPLVELVGGIDRLLPTDGLDRLGATEGPVEVAVNLHGRGPRSHRLLATTGPDRLFAFADARADHAGGPAWDEQEHEVARWCRLLRWYGIPADPTDLDLARPLPGTMPTGVTVLHPGSKMAAKRWPSGRYAAVARELTGRGHRVVLTGSTGERATAVRVAEDAGLPADAVLAGRTDLGQLAALVAGARLVVSGDTGVAHLATGYRTPSVVIFGPVPPARWGPPPERRRHRVLWAGPEECRPRDGVGAHPAVVAVEVDAVLAAVEEVERVVRADRAVAA, encoded by the coding sequence GTGATCCTGGCCCTGCGTGCCCTCGGCGTCGGTGACCTCGCCACGGCGGTCCCGGCGTTGCGGGCGTTGCGGGCGGCGTACCCGGACCGCGAACTGGTGCTCGCCGCGCCGGCCTGGCTCGGGCCGCTGGTCGAGCTGGTCGGCGGGATCGACCGGCTGCTGCCCACCGACGGGCTGGACCGGCTCGGGGCAACCGAAGGGCCGGTGGAGGTGGCGGTGAACCTGCACGGCCGGGGACCCCGCTCGCACCGGCTGCTCGCCACCACCGGCCCGGACCGGCTGTTCGCCTTCGCCGACGCGCGGGCCGATCACGCCGGCGGGCCCGCGTGGGACGAACAGGAGCACGAGGTGGCCCGCTGGTGCCGGCTGCTGCGCTGGTACGGGATCCCGGCCGACCCGACGGACCTGGACCTGGCGCGTCCGCTGCCGGGGACGATGCCGACCGGTGTGACGGTGCTGCATCCCGGCTCGAAGATGGCGGCAAAGCGCTGGCCGTCCGGGCGGTACGCCGCGGTGGCCCGGGAGCTGACCGGCCGGGGGCACCGGGTGGTGCTGACCGGCAGCACGGGGGAGCGGGCCACCGCCGTGCGGGTCGCGGAGGACGCCGGGCTGCCCGCCGACGCGGTGCTGGCCGGGCGGACCGACCTCGGGCAGCTCGCCGCCCTGGTCGCCGGGGCGCGACTGGTGGTCAGCGGGGACACCGGGGTGGCGCACCTGGCGACCGGATACCGCACCCCGTCGGTGGTGATCTTCGGCCCGGTTCCGCCCGCCAGGTGGGGGCCGCCGCCGGAGCGACGGCGACACCGGGTGCTCTGGGCCGGGCCCGAAGAATGCCGGCCCCGGGACGGGGTAGGCGCTCACCCGGCGGTCGTCGCCGTCGAGGTCGACGCGGTGCTGGCCGCCGTCGAGGAGGTGGAACGGGTGGTGCGGGCGGACCGTGCGGTTGCGGCGTAG
- a CDS encoding SRPBCC family protein, with amino-acid sequence MAIVERIIEAPVRQVWAVLADGWTYSDWVVGTAHMRDVDDDWPRVGARLHHRAGPWPFSLEDSSQVLECERERKLVLRVKLWPAGEGVVVFSLEPVGPHSTRVLLGEDFAAGPLRWLRTKINDLVLHQRNKETLSRLADIARRQKAPD; translated from the coding sequence GTGGCGATCGTGGAGCGCATCATCGAGGCACCGGTACGGCAGGTCTGGGCGGTGCTGGCGGACGGGTGGACCTACAGCGACTGGGTGGTCGGCACCGCCCACATGCGCGACGTCGACGACGACTGGCCACGGGTGGGCGCGCGGCTGCACCACCGGGCCGGTCCCTGGCCCTTCTCCCTGGAGGACTCCTCCCAGGTGCTGGAGTGCGAGCGGGAGCGCAAGCTGGTGCTGCGGGTGAAACTCTGGCCGGCGGGTGAGGGCGTGGTGGTCTTCAGCCTGGAACCGGTCGGGCCGCACAGCACCCGGGTGCTGCTCGGTGAGGACTTCGCCGCCGGTCCGCTGCGATGGCTGCGCACCAAGATCAACGACCTGGTGCTGCACCAGCGCAACAAGGAGACGCTGAGTCGGCTCGCGGACATCGCCCGCCGGCAGAAGGCACCGGACTGA
- a CDS encoding SDR family oxidoreductase, with protein sequence MSAPGTGRTVLVTGGSSGLGAAVVAAVARSGGRPLVLDRQAPGDGVAWVECDLADTRAAEAATRQLAEREGGLDAVVTAAGIDVPGRLADVPGKTWDRIVTVDLLATAAVIRAALPFLAAARGSIVTVASTLGVKAVSDATAYCAAKFGVVGFTRALAAELAGSVNVTLLIPGGMRTAFFDDRDTQYRPGPDAILNDPADTAAAVMFALSQPTGCAVREMVVCAEQETSYP encoded by the coding sequence ATGAGCGCGCCGGGCACCGGACGCACCGTGCTGGTCACCGGCGGGTCCAGTGGGTTGGGCGCGGCGGTGGTGGCGGCGGTGGCCCGCTCCGGTGGGCGGCCCCTGGTGCTGGACCGGCAGGCGCCCGGCGACGGGGTGGCCTGGGTCGAGTGCGACCTGGCGGACACCCGCGCGGCGGAGGCCGCCACCCGACAACTCGCCGAGCGCGAGGGCGGGCTGGACGCGGTGGTCACCGCCGCCGGCATCGACGTGCCCGGTCGGCTGGCCGACGTGCCCGGCAAGACCTGGGACCGGATCGTCACGGTGGACCTGCTGGCCACCGCCGCGGTGATCCGGGCCGCCCTGCCGTTCCTGGCGGCCGCCCGGGGCAGCATCGTCACGGTGGCGTCCACCCTCGGGGTGAAGGCGGTCAGTGACGCGACGGCGTACTGCGCGGCGAAGTTCGGCGTGGTCGGGTTCACCCGCGCCCTCGCCGCCGAGCTGGCCGGGTCGGTGAACGTCACGCTGCTGATCCCGGGTGGCATGCGGACCGCCTTCTTCGACGACCGCGACACGCAGTACCGCCCGGGGCCGGACGCGATCCTCAACGACCCGGCGGACACCGCCGCCGCCGTCATGTTCGCGCTCTCCCAGCCGACCGGCTGCGCGGTACGCGAGATGGTGGTCTGCGCCGAGCAGGAGACCTCGTACCCGTGA
- a CDS encoding PfkB family carbohydrate kinase, which yields MRGPVVVIGDTLLDRDVEGVVNRLCPDSPVPVLDETAHVDRPGGAGLAAVFAAAQGAEVVLVTALADDVGGARLGVLLAAAGVQVYPLRLAGATPEKIRLQAGGRVLLRHDRGGGAQTPGEPAEAVLRVVERASVVLVSDYGRGVARQPALRAALAATRAPVVWDPHPRGPAAVPGVHLVTPNEAEVQELVEAPTAATRLATAADGAERLRQRWWAGAVAVTLGADGALLSHAGSTPLVVPTPVAAEGDTCGAGDRFAVAAGLALGRGALLSEAVQEAVTEASAYVAEGGVATALPPPVRRAPQAVHTAVAGDRVGVAAAAAAVARVRAAGGTVVATGGCFDLLHAGHVATLQAARQLGDCLVVCLNSDASVAGLKGPDRPVVRQDDRSRLLAALSCVDAVMIFDESTPAAALSWLRPDIWVKGGDYATGEGDCLPEAEILRRWGGHTVVVPYLDGRSTTEMIAATAARTGVGVFR from the coding sequence GTGAGGGGACCCGTGGTGGTCATCGGCGACACCCTGCTCGACCGGGACGTGGAGGGTGTGGTGAACCGGCTCTGTCCTGACTCGCCGGTCCCGGTGCTCGACGAGACCGCGCACGTCGACCGGCCCGGTGGCGCCGGGCTCGCCGCCGTCTTCGCCGCCGCGCAGGGTGCCGAGGTGGTGCTGGTCACCGCGTTGGCCGACGACGTGGGCGGGGCCCGGCTGGGGGTGCTGCTGGCCGCCGCCGGGGTGCAGGTGTACCCGTTGCGGCTGGCCGGGGCCACGCCGGAGAAGATCCGGCTGCAAGCCGGCGGGCGGGTGCTGCTGCGCCACGACCGGGGCGGCGGTGCCCAGACGCCCGGCGAGCCCGCCGAGGCGGTGCTCCGCGTCGTCGAGCGGGCGTCGGTGGTGCTGGTCAGCGACTACGGCCGGGGGGTGGCGCGGCAGCCCGCGTTGCGGGCGGCCCTGGCGGCGACCCGGGCACCGGTGGTCTGGGACCCGCATCCGCGCGGGCCGGCGGCGGTGCCCGGGGTGCACCTGGTCACGCCGAACGAGGCGGAGGTGCAGGAACTGGTGGAGGCGCCGACCGCCGCCACCCGGCTGGCCACCGCCGCCGATGGCGCCGAGCGCCTGCGGCAACGCTGGTGGGCCGGTGCGGTGGCGGTGACGTTGGGCGCTGACGGCGCACTGCTCAGCCACGCCGGGTCGACCCCGCTGGTGGTGCCGACGCCGGTGGCTGCCGAGGGCGACACCTGCGGGGCGGGGGACCGTTTCGCCGTGGCCGCCGGCCTGGCCCTGGGACGGGGGGCACTGCTCTCCGAGGCGGTGCAGGAGGCGGTGACCGAGGCGTCGGCGTACGTGGCGGAGGGGGGAGTGGCGACCGCGTTGCCGCCGCCGGTGCGGCGGGCGCCGCAGGCGGTGCACACCGCGGTGGCCGGTGACCGGGTGGGGGTGGCGGCGGCCGCCGCCGCGGTGGCCCGGGTCCGCGCCGCCGGGGGGACGGTCGTGGCGACCGGGGGCTGCTTCGACCTGCTGCACGCCGGTCACGTGGCGACCCTCCAGGCCGCCCGGCAACTCGGCGACTGCCTGGTGGTGTGCCTCAACTCCGACGCGAGTGTCGCCGGCCTCAAGGGGCCGGACCGGCCGGTGGTGCGGCAGGACGACCGCAGTCGCCTGCTGGCGGCGCTGAGCTGCGTCGACGCGGTGATGATCTTCGACGAGTCGACCCCGGCGGCGGCGCTGTCCTGGCTACGCCCGGACATCTGGGTCAAGGGCGGGGACTACGCCACAGGGGAGGGCGACTGCCTGCCCGAGGCCGAGATCCTGCGCCGCTGGGGCGGCCACACCGTGGTGGTGCCGTACCTGGACGGCCGGTCCACCACCGAGATGATCGCCGCGACGGCGGCCCGTACCGGCGTGGGGGTGTTCCGATGA